A single window of Nanoarchaeota archaeon DNA harbors:
- a CDS encoding LamG domain-containing protein, whose protein sequence is MFFAYFAFAVPAITFYSPTDANNSFVSRTWTYVNTSISDAGNVTAFIDFDRGLVGWWRFNNESGENSTKFRDWSAYGNNGTCVGSNCPTNTTGKFGNALDFDGVDDYVVVPYSASLEPDYITVEAWIYPPTGIPQGYFVSNWNSSSNGSFLFQITLTGNLQADIANATEGIATSQMSISKDAWHHTAITYNGTDFKLYLDGNLSDTKNVTGILRKDSNPLFIGNRFDLKRNFSGNVDEVKIWNRALSPEEINASYNAGVYRLYHNFTNTPDGIYNYTAYAQDLAGNVNQTATKQVVIDANPPYGIYACQNLTRAGGSYILMQNVSSAGTCFTIKENNVTLDGAGYTINYSKTAAGYAIDNQLGYNFTTIKNANILQGNSTPLSSYAIYFYGASNGTIQNNTIITSGLFGYGVRLQSSSNSNNVSNNTITTFGSSGYGVWLELSGNSNNIANSTQDSSGYGNDGTQYGGVNCTVDGKFGGGCGFDEIFL, encoded by the coding sequence GTGTTTTTTGCGTATTTCGCTTTTGCAGTCCCAGCCATAACATTTTATTCCCCGACAGACGCAAATAATTCTTTCGTCAGCAGAACTTGGACATATGTGAATACTTCAATATCCGATGCAGGTAATGTGACCGCATTTATTGATTTTGATAGGGGTTTGGTTGGCTGGTGGAGATTCAACAATGAATCCGGAGAAAACTCAACTAAGTTCCGCGACTGGTCAGCATACGGAAACAACGGGACGTGCGTCGGCTCAAACTGCCCAACAAATACAACTGGAAAATTTGGCAATGCGCTTGATTTTGACGGTGTGGACGATTATGTTGTGGTTCCATATAGCGCTTCGCTTGAGCCGGATTATATTACTGTTGAGGCATGGATTTATCCGCCAACCGGCATACCACAAGGATACTTTGTCTCGAACTGGAATTCGTCAAGCAATGGATCGTTTTTATTTCAAATAACCTTAACTGGCAATTTGCAGGCAGATATTGCCAACGCTACCGAAGGTATCGCAACTAGTCAAATGAGCATTTCAAAAGATGCTTGGCACCATACTGCAATTACTTACAATGGTACTGACTTTAAATTATATTTGGATGGCAACTTAAGCGATACTAAAAACGTGACTGGCATCCTCAGAAAAGATTCCAATCCGCTTTTTATCGGAAACCGATTTGATTTGAAGCGAAATTTCAGCGGCAATGTTGATGAAGTCAAAATCTGGAACCGCGCTTTGTCGCCAGAAGAAATCAACGCATCCTACAACGCCGGAGTTTACAGATTATACCACAACTTTACCAACACGCCGGACGGCATCTACAACTACACAGCATACGCACAGGATTTGGCGGGAAATGTGAATCAGACCGCAACAAAACAGGTTGTAATTGACGCTAATCCGCCTTATGGCATATATGCTTGTCAGAACCTGACACGTGCCGGAGGAAGTTACATATTAATGCAGAATGTCTCATCCGCAGGGACGTGCTTCACAATCAAGGAGAATAACGTCACCCTTGACGGCGCCGGTTATACAATCAATTATTCAAAGACTGCGGCGGGGTATGCAATAGACAACCAGTTGGGCTACAACTTCACAACAATAAAGAATGCGAATATTTTGCAGGGGAATTCAACGCCTTTAAGCTCTTACGCGATTTATTTCTATGGCGCTTCAAACGGAACAATACAAAATAATACTATAATAACATCGGGCTTATTCGGATACGGCGTCCGGCTCCAATCGTCCAGCAATTCAAACAACGTCTCAAACAACACCATCACAACCTTTGGCTCAAGCGGATACGGCGTCTGGCTCGAGTTGTCCGGCAATTCAAACAACATCGCGAACAGTACGCAGGATTCATCAGGATATGGAAACGACGGAACCCAGTATGGCGGCGTGAACTGCACTGTTGACGGGAAGTTCGGCGGAGGGTGCGGGTTTGACGAAATATTTCTATAA